The Lewinellaceae bacterium genome has a segment encoding these proteins:
- a CDS encoding DegT/DnrJ/EryC1/StrS family aminotransferase: protein MENIQMVDVKGQYQKIKSAVDQAVLDVIESGAFINGPAVNAFQQHLEEYLGAKYVIPCANGTDALQIALMSLGLEPGDEVIVPAFTYVATAEVIALLRLIPVMVDVDPGTFNVTAEIIEKAITPKTKAIVPVHLFGQSCDMEPIMEVANRHHLYVVEDNAQAIGADYTFSNGTRSKTGTIGHIGCTSFYPSKNLGAFGDGGALYTNDEGLAKKCRMIANHGQVRRYYHDEIGVNSRLDTIQAAILDIKLSHLDEYARARQSAAAYYDKAFADVDGLQIPVRQPNSSHVFHQYTLLVKNGKREVLQEYLSAHGVPSMIYYPVPLYAQEAYRGEFSGGVEFLEVTDQLCKEVLSLPIHTEMTEEIQNYIIKAVLSFFN from the coding sequence ATGGAAAATATTCAGATGGTCGATGTTAAAGGCCAATATCAAAAAATAAAATCAGCCGTTGATCAGGCGGTACTTGATGTAATTGAATCCGGGGCTTTTATTAACGGACCCGCTGTTAATGCTTTTCAGCAGCATTTGGAAGAATACCTGGGCGCAAAATATGTTATCCCCTGTGCCAATGGAACTGATGCGCTTCAGATTGCCTTGATGTCGCTGGGGCTCGAACCGGGTGACGAAGTAATCGTTCCGGCCTTTACCTATGTGGCTACGGCGGAAGTTATTGCGTTGCTTCGACTGATCCCGGTTATGGTAGACGTGGATCCTGGAACCTTCAATGTGACCGCTGAAATCATTGAAAAAGCCATCACTCCCAAAACAAAAGCCATTGTTCCTGTTCATCTCTTTGGACAAAGTTGCGATATGGAGCCCATCATGGAAGTGGCCAACCGACACCATTTGTATGTGGTGGAAGACAATGCCCAGGCGATCGGAGCGGATTATACCTTTAGTAATGGAACCCGGTCCAAAACAGGGACTATAGGTCATATTGGATGTACTTCGTTTTACCCTTCCAAAAATTTAGGTGCCTTTGGGGATGGAGGAGCACTTTATACCAATGATGAAGGATTGGCTAAAAAATGCAGAATGATCGCCAATCATGGGCAGGTCAGAAGATATTATCATGACGAAATTGGGGTCAACTCACGCCTCGATACTATCCAGGCGGCTATCCTTGATATAAAATTGAGCCATTTGGATGAGTATGCCCGGGCCAGACAAAGCGCTGCAGCCTATTACGATAAAGCCTTTGCGGATGTTGACGGACTCCAAATTCCGGTGAGACAACCCAACTCAAGCCATGTTTTTCACCAATATACGCTGTTGGTTAAAAATGGAAAAAGAGAGGTGTTGCAGGAATATCTCAGCGCACATGGGGTGCCGAGTATGATTTATTATCCGGTACCCTTGTATGCTCAGGAAGCATACCGAGGGGAATTTTCAGGAGGAGTAGAGTTTTTGGAAGTCACGGATCAATTGTGTAAAGAAGTTTTATCGTTGCCTATCCATACTGAAATGACAGAAGAAATACAAAATTATATAATCAAAGCGGTGTTGTCTTTTTTCAATTGA
- a CDS encoding Gfo/Idh/MocA family oxidoreductase — protein MKNFALIGAAGYVAPRHMKAIRDTDNHLLAAFDPFDSVGVIDSYFPNADFFTEFERFDRHLEKLKRVGAQVDYVGVCSPNYLHDAHIRFGLRHGADVICEKPIVLNPWNIDPLEEIEQETGKNIYNILQLRLHPGIIDLKRRVEESPADKMFDLDLTYLTSRGHWYYTSWKGDEKKSGGIATNIGVHFYDMLQWVFGEVKQNTVHLHTHDRAAGYLEFEKARVRWFLSINYDVIPEKIKATGARTYRSITMDGEDIEFSEGFTDLHTRSYEAVLSGNGFRIGEARKAIEIVHAIRNSKPIGIKGDYHPLAKRPLSKHPFEK, from the coding sequence ATGAAAAATTTTGCATTAATAGGGGCCGCCGGTTATGTTGCTCCAAGGCACATGAAGGCCATCAGGGATACAGACAACCACCTGTTGGCGGCATTCGATCCCTTTGATTCTGTAGGTGTTATAGACAGCTATTTCCCCAATGCCGATTTTTTTACGGAGTTTGAACGTTTTGACCGCCACCTGGAAAAACTCAAGCGGGTAGGAGCACAGGTAGACTACGTGGGAGTTTGTTCCCCGAATTATTTGCACGATGCTCACATCCGTTTTGGATTGCGACACGGAGCAGATGTCATTTGTGAAAAACCCATTGTGCTCAATCCCTGGAACATCGACCCCCTCGAAGAAATTGAGCAAGAGACCGGAAAAAATATTTACAACATCCTCCAGTTAAGATTGCATCCGGGGATTATTGACCTGAAGCGGAGAGTGGAAGAAAGTCCCGCCGATAAAATGTTTGATCTTGACCTGACCTACCTGACTTCCAGGGGGCATTGGTACTATACCAGTTGGAAGGGCGATGAGAAAAAATCAGGAGGGATTGCCACCAATATAGGGGTTCATTTTTATGATATGTTGCAATGGGTTTTTGGGGAAGTGAAGCAAAATACGGTGCACCTTCATACCCATGACAGAGCAGCGGGTTACCTCGAGTTTGAAAAGGCAAGAGTCCGTTGGTTTTTGAGTATCAATTACGATGTTATTCCGGAAAAGATAAAAGCAACAGGCGCCAGGACTTATCGATCCATAACCATGGATGGGGAAGATATTGAATTTAGTGAAGGGTTTACGGATTTGCATACCCGAAGTTACGAAGCGGTATTGTCCGGCAACGGATTTAGAATAGGGGAGGCCAGGAAGGCCATTGAAATTGTACATGCCATCCGGAATAGCAAACCGATTGGGATAAAGGGAGATTACCATCCGTTGGCGAAACGGCCTTTGAGCAAGCACCCTTTTGAGAAGTAA
- a CDS encoding polysaccharide biosynthesis/export family protein has product MKILYVFLVFITLTGLSSCVPYEHLVNFNEGTAFENRSGENFQVPELIVQTDDILQINVQSWDTQAAAPFNVSAELKSSGYQNSNSNSGGYLVNNNGEINFPVLGVINVEGLTTKAIRDTLINRLKPYLKDPSVNVRVLNFKISLLGEVKNPGTIVLQEEQVTILEVLSQVGDLTPYANRSNILVIREKEGQRYYGRLDLHATEVFNSPYFYLQQNDVVYVEPIKEKAATINTQASKILPWATVVVTLATLIVSVTR; this is encoded by the coding sequence ATGAAAATTTTATATGTTTTTTTGGTATTTATCACACTTACAGGACTATCGTCTTGTGTCCCGTACGAACACCTGGTGAATTTTAATGAAGGAACAGCATTTGAAAATAGAAGTGGAGAAAATTTCCAGGTACCGGAATTGATTGTGCAGACAGATGATATTTTGCAAATCAATGTTCAAAGCTGGGATACCCAGGCGGCAGCCCCTTTTAATGTAAGTGCTGAATTAAAGAGCAGCGGGTATCAAAATAGTAATAGTAATTCAGGTGGTTACCTGGTGAACAATAACGGGGAAATAAATTTTCCTGTATTGGGAGTTATTAATGTGGAAGGGTTGACCACCAAAGCGATTCGGGATACCTTGATTAATCGCCTAAAACCCTATTTGAAGGATCCCAGTGTTAATGTCAGGGTATTGAATTTTAAAATTAGTCTGTTGGGGGAAGTCAAAAACCCTGGCACTATAGTGCTGCAGGAAGAACAAGTCACGATATTGGAAGTATTGAGCCAGGTGGGTGATTTAACGCCTTATGCCAATCGTAGCAATATTTTGGTAATCAGGGAAAAAGAAGGACAGCGTTATTACGGGAGACTTGATTTGCATGCCACGGAAGTGTTTAATTCTCCCTATTTTTATTTACAGCAAAATGACGTGGTTTATGTGGAACCGATTAAAGAAAAGGCGGCAACGATTAATACACAAGCCTCAAAAATATTGCCCTGGGCAACGGTGGTCGTTACCCTGGCAACCCTAATTGTTTCAGTGACCAGATAA
- the lhgO gene encoding L-2-hydroxyglutarate oxidase encodes MDKSYDILVIGAGIVGLSTAYQINRQSPDLRIGILEKESGPSAHQTGHNSGVIHSGIYYLPGSEKAVNCRRGYDMLLSFCETHGIDYEICGKIIVATNEEERPFLDKILERGTQNDLKGIRKITAEEAREIEPHVNALEAVWVPQAGIVNYKKVSEKYLELFQQNGGQAHFGVKVRSIRHSAEEQVVETSNGSFRATLVISCAGLYSDKLAAMSGMDTGLQIIPFRGEYYDLKKEKEHLVNNLIYPVPNPAFPFLGVHYTRMIEGGIEAGPSAVLAFKREGYSRWDIDFKELWEVLSFRGFHKIVSENWKFGLGELYRSFSKRAFVKALQHLIPEVGYDDLERGNAGVRAMACDKEGNLIDDFRIFEVPGAIHLCNAPSPAATASLSIGKTIAEKALVKFNKEPGR; translated from the coding sequence ATGGACAAAAGTTATGATATTCTGGTAATCGGTGCCGGTATTGTTGGATTATCCACAGCTTACCAAATAAACAGGCAAAGTCCTGATCTCCGTATCGGCATCCTGGAAAAAGAAAGCGGCCCGTCAGCCCACCAAACCGGGCATAATAGTGGTGTTATCCATTCTGGTATTTATTACCTTCCCGGAAGTGAAAAGGCCGTTAATTGCCGACGTGGTTACGATATGTTGTTATCCTTTTGTGAAACACATGGAATTGATTATGAAATTTGCGGCAAAATCATTGTAGCCACAAATGAAGAGGAGCGACCTTTTTTGGATAAAATCCTGGAACGTGGCACTCAGAATGATCTTAAAGGAATCCGAAAAATTACAGCGGAGGAGGCCAGGGAAATTGAACCCCACGTCAATGCCCTTGAAGCCGTTTGGGTGCCACAGGCCGGAATAGTCAATTATAAAAAAGTATCGGAAAAATACCTCGAACTTTTCCAGCAAAATGGTGGACAGGCCCATTTCGGGGTAAAAGTCCGGAGCATTCGTCATTCAGCTGAAGAGCAGGTAGTGGAAACCAGTAACGGATCGTTTCGCGCTACCCTGGTGATCAGTTGTGCCGGTCTTTATTCTGATAAACTGGCGGCCATGAGTGGTATGGATACCGGGTTGCAGATCATTCCGTTTCGCGGAGAATATTACGACCTGAAAAAAGAAAAAGAACACCTCGTCAATAATTTGATCTACCCCGTTCCAAATCCGGCTTTTCCTTTCCTGGGGGTCCATTATACGCGAATGATTGAAGGAGGGATTGAAGCAGGCCCCAGTGCTGTCCTTGCTTTTAAACGGGAGGGCTATAGCCGTTGGGATATTGATTTTAAAGAGCTGTGGGAGGTACTGTCTTTCAGGGGATTTCATAAAATTGTTTCCGAAAACTGGAAATTTGGCTTGGGAGAACTCTACCGCTCTTTCTCAAAGCGGGCCTTTGTGAAAGCGTTGCAACATTTGATTCCGGAAGTTGGTTACGATGACCTGGAAAGAGGAAATGCCGGCGTTAGGGCCATGGCTTGCGATAAGGAAGGCAACCTGATCGATGATTTCCGTATTTTTGAAGTGCCCGGAGCCATCCATTTATGCAATGCCCCGTCTCCTGCCGCAACGGCCTCATTATCAATAGGGAAAACGATTGCGGAAAAGGCCCTTGTAAAATTTAATAAGGAACCTGGCCGTTAG
- a CDS encoding polysaccharide biosynthesis tyrosine autokinase, with protein sequence MVKKMPGQSDFFVEEERPIDLRGFFFRYILLYWYWYLIGLVLGIAGAWIYLRYAKPVYLAKATILIKDESGASGMSQESLFQGLGIAQGTKNVLNEIHILKSRTLMEEVVDELGLEINYIHQGRVKDSEAYSKMPVEVIRKGRPKVKGSLVIKDIDDKKFELILGDSSTVYAYGIPVIIEKDTLIFKRIAEQKFNVPIKINFRKREDVAASYSGLIKISEAQEWSSVLSITLKDAVPERAKDVVNTLVKVYNEAALEDKNEVAANTLKFIEDRLLLIRDELEIVERNVEDYRRDNNVITPEMGEVVDYIEDLNDQEGKLSQIEVEENILNYIEDYFSSNIGKYKLLPANLTVDDPTVSAHISEFNQAILKRSRLLRSAGGENPELLEIEREIASLEGIISEALARLKEGISKSRISIESKINTNRKRLSTIPRKQRELLEITRQQRIKENLYVYLLEKREETALSLAIATVNSRLIDAARLPTSPIEPRNSLIYAAGFLFGIGLPALLVFLRVLLNDKIEMEEDIKGETSTPILGGISHSKSGKSIVVDSSSRSAIAEMFRLLRTNLHFLAADKEKKCILVTSGSGGDGKTFVTLNTAMSMAISGKKTIAIGMDLRKPKLATYIGKGNHGKGLTSFLVGAATKEEIVMPTDLHENLYYISAGPIPPNPAELLMQDRLDDLIAYLKTEFDIIFLDTPPVGLVTDALLLNRFVDISLFVVRIGQTKKGLLKVIEDIYQQKKLTNPGIVMNGMNKKGRYGYGYGYGYGYGYGYGYYED encoded by the coding sequence ATGGTAAAAAAAATGCCCGGACAGTCTGATTTTTTTGTTGAAGAAGAACGCCCGATAGACCTGAGAGGTTTCTTCTTCAGGTATATTCTTCTCTATTGGTATTGGTATTTGATTGGGTTGGTTTTAGGGATCGCAGGGGCCTGGATATACCTCCGTTATGCAAAACCTGTTTACCTGGCCAAGGCGACGATTTTGATAAAAGACGAAAGTGGTGCTTCCGGGATGTCCCAGGAATCATTGTTTCAAGGCCTTGGTATTGCCCAGGGAACCAAAAATGTACTAAATGAAATCCATATCCTCAAATCAAGGACGCTTATGGAGGAAGTCGTGGATGAGCTGGGCCTTGAAATTAATTATATCCACCAGGGTAGGGTTAAAGATTCTGAAGCCTATTCTAAGATGCCGGTTGAAGTCATTCGTAAGGGAAGGCCAAAAGTAAAGGGGTCTTTGGTGATCAAGGATATTGATGATAAAAAGTTTGAGTTGATCCTTGGGGACAGCAGCACTGTTTATGCCTACGGAATTCCTGTTATTATAGAGAAAGATACTCTTATTTTTAAGCGGATTGCGGAGCAAAAATTTAATGTACCGATCAAGATTAATTTCAGGAAAAGGGAGGATGTTGCCGCAAGTTACTCCGGGTTGATAAAAATTTCTGAAGCACAGGAATGGAGCAGTGTACTGAGCATTACCCTAAAGGATGCTGTCCCTGAAAGAGCCAAAGATGTGGTGAATACTTTGGTAAAGGTCTATAATGAAGCGGCCCTGGAAGATAAAAATGAAGTGGCTGCCAATACCTTGAAATTTATTGAGGATCGGTTATTATTAATCCGTGATGAGCTGGAAATTGTGGAGCGGAATGTGGAGGATTATCGCAGGGATAATAATGTGATTACCCCGGAGATGGGTGAAGTAGTGGATTATATTGAAGACCTGAATGACCAGGAAGGGAAACTTTCCCAGATAGAAGTGGAAGAGAATATTCTCAATTATATTGAAGATTACTTTTCTTCAAACATTGGGAAGTATAAATTGTTACCGGCAAACCTTACCGTGGATGATCCGACGGTAAGCGCTCATATTTCGGAGTTTAATCAGGCCATCCTGAAACGCAGCCGTCTGCTGAGATCCGCAGGGGGGGAAAACCCGGAGTTACTGGAAATAGAGCGGGAAATAGCCTCACTGGAAGGCATTATTTCTGAAGCATTGGCAAGATTGAAGGAAGGCATCAGCAAAAGCCGCATTAGTATTGAGAGCAAAATAAATACGAACAGGAAGCGTCTCAGTACTATTCCGCGAAAGCAGCGTGAATTGCTGGAAATTACCCGTCAGCAGAGAATTAAGGAAAACCTTTATGTTTATTTGCTGGAAAAAAGAGAGGAAACTGCCCTTTCTCTTGCCATAGCCACCGTCAATTCCCGATTGATTGATGCCGCAAGATTGCCTACCAGTCCCATCGAACCACGAAATAGTTTAATTTATGCGGCTGGTTTTCTTTTCGGAATAGGATTACCGGCGCTGCTTGTATTTTTGAGGGTATTGCTCAATGATAAAATTGAGATGGAAGAGGATATTAAAGGCGAAACCTCTACCCCGATTTTAGGAGGAATTTCTCACAGCAAAAGCGGCAAAAGTATTGTGGTGGACAGTTCTTCCCGATCGGCTATTGCTGAGATGTTCCGGTTGTTGAGGACTAATTTACATTTTCTGGCGGCAGACAAGGAAAAGAAATGCATTCTGGTGACTTCAGGCTCCGGGGGAGACGGCAAAACTTTTGTGACGCTTAATACCGCCATGAGTATGGCCATTTCAGGAAAAAAAACCATAGCAATAGGCATGGATTTGAGAAAACCTAAACTGGCTACTTATATCGGAAAGGGAAACCATGGAAAGGGACTCACCAGTTTTTTGGTGGGGGCTGCCACCAAGGAGGAGATTGTCATGCCAACGGATTTGCATGAAAACCTGTATTACATCAGCGCAGGCCCCATTCCGCCCAACCCGGCAGAATTATTGATGCAGGATCGACTGGATGACCTGATCGCTTATTTAAAAACGGAATTTGACATCATCTTTTTAGATACTCCCCCCGTTGGATTGGTCACAGATGCCTTGTTACTGAATCGTTTCGTTGATATCAGTCTTTTTGTCGTCAGAATTGGCCAAACCAAAAAAGGGTTGCTTAAAGTCATTGAAGACATTTACCAACAGAAGAAACTGACCAATCCAGGTATCGTAATGAACGGAATGAATAAAAAGGGACGATATGGTTACGGGTACGGTTATGGGTATGGTTACGGTTATGGGTATGGGTATTATGAAGATTGA
- a CDS encoding nucleotide sugar dehydrogenase, with protein MLDKLKRKQSRISVIGLGYVGLPLALEFAKKFSVIGFDVNEDRVELMKTGIDPSNELDKSAFLNKDIHYSADPLILKQAQFHVIAVPTPVDKHNIPNLSAVFKASETVGKALKTGDYVVYESTVYPGCTEEECVPILEKYSGLKEGIDFKVGYSPERINPGDKEHTVEKILKIVSGSDVESAEVIAQVYGEVITAGIYKAGSIKVAEAAKVIENTQRDINIAFMNELSVIFDKMNIDTKEVLEAAGTKWNFLNFTPGLVGGHCIGVDPYYLLYKANQIGYTPQIITSGRKLNDEMPAFLAKRLTQMLIHKGKNPSNCKVLVKGITFKENVSDIRNSKVANLIKELRDFSIKVDIVDPHASGEEVSKEYGFELSAVPGKNYDAVIVAVNHKDYQHLDGNYFRQLMNEDPILMDIKSIYDKSLGESLTYWRL; from the coding sequence ATGTTAGATAAACTAAAAAGAAAGCAAAGCCGGATTTCCGTTATCGGCCTGGGATATGTAGGACTTCCTCTTGCCCTGGAGTTTGCCAAAAAATTCAGCGTCATTGGCTTTGATGTCAATGAAGACCGGGTGGAGTTGATGAAAACTGGCATTGATCCTTCGAATGAATTGGACAAAAGTGCTTTTCTCAATAAGGATATTCATTATTCAGCCGACCCGCTGATATTAAAGCAGGCACAATTTCATGTTATTGCCGTTCCCACACCGGTGGACAAGCATAATATTCCCAACCTATCCGCTGTTTTCAAGGCTTCAGAAACCGTTGGAAAAGCCTTGAAAACAGGGGATTATGTCGTCTACGAGTCAACCGTTTACCCCGGCTGTACCGAAGAAGAATGTGTGCCCATCCTGGAAAAGTATTCAGGCTTAAAAGAAGGCATTGATTTTAAGGTTGGGTATTCTCCTGAGCGGATCAATCCCGGGGACAAGGAGCATACGGTGGAAAAGATTCTCAAGATCGTTTCGGGAAGTGACGTCGAATCAGCAGAAGTCATTGCTCAGGTTTACGGGGAGGTGATCACCGCAGGAATTTACAAGGCCGGATCTATAAAGGTCGCGGAAGCCGCCAAAGTCATTGAAAATACTCAAAGAGATATTAACATAGCTTTCATGAATGAGTTGTCGGTTATTTTTGATAAAATGAATATTGATACCAAAGAAGTGCTGGAGGCCGCCGGAACAAAATGGAACTTTCTTAACTTTACCCCCGGTTTGGTCGGGGGACACTGTATCGGGGTTGATCCGTATTATTTGTTATATAAGGCAAATCAAATTGGCTACACCCCCCAAATCATCACCAGTGGAAGAAAGCTGAATGATGAAATGCCTGCCTTCCTGGCCAAACGCCTGACCCAGATGTTAATTCATAAAGGGAAAAACCCAAGTAATTGTAAGGTCTTGGTGAAGGGCATTACTTTTAAGGAAAATGTTTCAGATATTCGCAACTCCAAAGTGGCAAACCTAATCAAAGAGCTCAGGGATTTTTCCATAAAGGTGGATATTGTAGATCCTCATGCCTCTGGAGAAGAGGTCAGTAAGGAATATGGTTTTGAACTGTCTGCCGTGCCAGGAAAAAATTACGATGCCGTAATAGTGGCTGTGAATCATAAAGATTACCAGCACCTGGACGGGAATTATTTCCGGCAATTGATGAATGAAGATCCGATACTCATGGATATAAAAAGTATTTATGACAAGTCTTTGGGCGAGTCGCTTACTTATTGGAGGCTTTAA
- a CDS encoding SDR family oxidoreductase: MQKILITGGAGFIGSNLVEALLKDDRVGLVRVFDNLSTGNLANLHPYMDRNDFEFVKGDIRDYEACLKVCEGMDKISHQAALGSVPRSVEDPLTTNAVNITGTLNIFTAAKEQGIERVVFAASSSTYGDSPALPKVEENIGKPLSPYAITKVVNEQYADVFARLYSFRYIGLRYFNIFGPKQDPNGSYAAVIPLFMKAAITGKPPTINGDGSFSRDYTYVDNAVQANVLSLFTKEEKALNQVYNIACGERTTLNELWGYIREIIGCPLDALYGPERAGDIPHSLADVSKAIQLLGYQPLVKVEDGLENSLKWYKGLFNDSLEK, encoded by the coding sequence GTGCAAAAAATACTGATTACCGGAGGGGCCGGTTTTATTGGATCCAACCTGGTGGAAGCTTTATTGAAAGACGATAGAGTAGGCCTTGTTCGGGTCTTCGACAATTTGTCGACGGGGAATTTAGCCAACCTGCATCCTTATATGGATCGTAATGATTTTGAGTTTGTGAAAGGGGATATCAGGGATTACGAAGCTTGTTTAAAGGTTTGTGAAGGGATGGACAAAATTTCACACCAGGCAGCTTTAGGTTCTGTTCCCCGCTCAGTGGAAGACCCTTTGACCACCAATGCGGTTAATATAACGGGGACGCTGAATATTTTTACAGCGGCCAAGGAACAAGGAATAGAACGAGTAGTATTTGCCGCTTCTTCCTCCACTTATGGCGATAGTCCAGCCTTGCCCAAGGTCGAAGAAAATATTGGGAAGCCCTTATCTCCTTATGCCATTACCAAAGTGGTCAATGAGCAATATGCCGATGTTTTCGCCAGGCTCTATTCATTCAGGTATATCGGCCTTAGATATTTTAATATCTTTGGCCCCAAACAGGACCCTAACGGATCCTATGCAGCGGTGATTCCTTTGTTTATGAAGGCGGCCATTACCGGGAAACCACCCACCATCAATGGTGACGGTAGTTTTTCCCGCGATTATACCTACGTCGATAATGCTGTGCAGGCTAATGTGCTTTCTCTGTTTACCAAAGAGGAAAAAGCGCTCAACCAGGTTTACAATATTGCTTGTGGAGAACGTACGACACTGAATGAACTTTGGGGTTATATTCGTGAAATTATCGGCTGCCCGCTGGATGCGCTTTACGGACCGGAGCGGGCAGGGGATATTCCACATAGTTTGGCTGATGTAAGTAAGGCCATTCAACTGTTAGGTTATCAGCCATTAGTTAAGGTAGAGGATGGCCTGGAAAACAGTTTAAAATGGTACAAAGGTCTATTCAATGATTCTTTAGAAAAATAA
- a CDS encoding UpxY family transcription antiterminator, with amino-acid sequence MATKSEIFENHLDEHEARWFAICTPYKREKVIKSRLDKQGIVNYLPLLHLTRHYTRKAKKVELPLFNGYLFVNITYKDYIKVLQTPDVVKFVRFSGNLVSIPQNEIDLVKRVVGEGIEVRIETLGFKPGDLVEIIGGNLTGIRGKLIKEEGKQRFLVELNSLGMGLEWQIDQKLLKKINIGARL; translated from the coding sequence ATGGCAACAAAAAGTGAGATATTTGAAAATCATTTGGATGAGCATGAAGCTCGGTGGTTTGCCATTTGTACCCCTTATAAAAGAGAAAAAGTGATCAAATCCCGCTTAGATAAGCAGGGGATCGTCAATTACTTACCCTTATTACACCTTACCCGTCATTATACAAGAAAAGCGAAAAAGGTTGAATTGCCTCTTTTTAACGGTTACCTTTTTGTCAACATTACCTATAAAGATTACATCAAGGTACTGCAGACTCCTGATGTGGTTAAGTTTGTCAGGTTTTCCGGAAATTTGGTCTCCATTCCACAGAATGAGATTGATCTGGTAAAAAGAGTGGTGGGGGAAGGCATTGAAGTCAGGATCGAAACGCTGGGCTTCAAACCCGGAGATTTGGTGGAAATAATAGGTGGAAATTTGACGGGGATCAGGGGGAAGCTCATTAAAGAAGAAGGGAAACAACGTTTTTTGGTTGAATTAAACAGTCTGGGGATGGGACTGGAATGGCAAATTGACCAAAAGCTTTTGAAAAAGATAAATATTGGCGCCCGGTTATAA
- a CDS encoding N-acetyltransferase, with protein MTEKNYYCHPSSIVDDGAVIGEDTKIWHFCHIMAGARIGKQCNFGQNVFVASDVELGNNVKVQNNVSIYSGVVCGDDVFLGPSMVFTNVINPRSAVNRKGNYQKTKLGKGVTVGANATIVCGVDIEQYAFIGAGAVVTKSIPAYALVVGNPARQTGWMSEHGHRLTFDRNGEAVCPESREQYKLSGNKVEKI; from the coding sequence ATGACTGAAAAAAATTACTATTGTCACCCTTCCTCGATCGTGGACGATGGAGCGGTAATTGGAGAGGACACCAAAATCTGGCATTTTTGCCATATTATGGCCGGAGCCAGGATTGGCAAGCAATGTAATTTTGGCCAAAATGTTTTTGTGGCTTCGGACGTGGAATTGGGCAACAATGTTAAGGTACAGAATAATGTTTCCATATACTCGGGGGTGGTTTGTGGTGACGATGTTTTTTTGGGTCCATCTATGGTTTTTACCAACGTGATCAATCCCCGAAGTGCTGTAAACAGGAAAGGAAATTATCAGAAAACAAAGCTGGGAAAGGGCGTTACCGTAGGGGCTAATGCAACCATTGTTTGCGGAGTAGACATTGAACAGTATGCTTTTATTGGCGCCGGCGCTGTGGTCACTAAATCGATCCCGGCCTACGCCCTTGTTGTCGGTAACCCGGCCCGGCAAACCGGCTGGATGAGCGAACATGGTCATCGGTTGACTTTTGACAGAAATGGGGAGGCTGTTTGTCCCGAAAGCCGAGAGCAATATAAATTGAGCGGTAATAAAGTGGAGAAAATATAA